The Arthrobacter sp. NicSoilC5 genome has a window encoding:
- a CDS encoding phospholipid carrier-dependent glycosyltransferase — translation MGLVTQTSTRPAGAGKPSPAASPAGTGATAGEPGGKAVRPWISRPDEAFTAEALTTRLIGTGLSWRDYPPSLRLWYILVPVLTAVAGGLLRFIRLEVPHKLVFDETYYVKDAYSYLISGYERSWPDKANDSFNAGNPDVLLNTPEYVVHPPVGKWMIAAGMWLFGPENPFGWRFAAALTGTLTVLLVSLIALKLFRSLPLAGAAGLLLAVDGHHLVMSRTSLLDIFLTFWILAAFGALLMDRDDGRRRLAARLARAAAANGGQPPAGTLLTGPWLGVRWWRVAAGVCMGLAVGTKWSGLFFLAGFGLLTLLWDLNARRVAGIRGWISGGAIRDGIPAFIGMVPVAGIVYSATWTGWFLSDNAYFRHWAESNPSAEWGWLPDSVRSLVHYHLEAYNFHQGLSSEHPYQASAWSWLVMGRPTSFFYESPPQGTPGCDVEKCTSAILSVGNPLIWWPAAIALVVLLFWWAGRRDWRAGAVLAGVAAGYLPWFMYPERTMFYFYAVSFEPFLVLALVYCLGLVLGRSSDPPWRRRSGLYLVVLFLAAVLLLSAFFYPIWTAEVIPYVDWKVRMWMPSWI, via the coding sequence ATGGGGCTCGTGACGCAGACCTCGACGCGGCCCGCCGGGGCCGGGAAACCCAGCCCGGCGGCATCCCCAGCCGGCACCGGCGCCACTGCAGGGGAACCCGGCGGGAAAGCAGTCCGGCCCTGGATCAGCCGGCCGGACGAAGCGTTCACCGCCGAGGCGCTGACGACCAGGCTGATCGGTACCGGACTATCCTGGCGCGACTATCCGCCGTCGCTGCGGCTCTGGTACATCCTGGTCCCGGTGCTCACGGCGGTGGCCGGCGGCCTCCTCCGGTTCATCCGCCTCGAAGTGCCGCACAAGCTGGTGTTCGACGAGACGTACTACGTCAAGGATGCCTACTCCTACCTGATCAGCGGCTACGAACGCAGCTGGCCGGACAAAGCCAATGATTCCTTCAACGCCGGGAACCCCGATGTCCTGCTGAACACTCCGGAATATGTGGTCCATCCGCCGGTCGGCAAATGGATGATTGCGGCGGGCATGTGGCTGTTCGGGCCGGAGAACCCCTTTGGCTGGCGCTTCGCGGCAGCACTTACGGGCACCCTCACCGTGCTGCTGGTCTCCCTGATCGCCCTGAAACTGTTCCGCTCGCTTCCCCTGGCGGGCGCGGCGGGGCTGCTCCTCGCCGTCGACGGCCACCACCTGGTGATGTCCCGGACATCGCTGCTGGACATCTTCCTCACGTTCTGGATCCTTGCCGCCTTCGGCGCCCTGCTGATGGACCGCGACGACGGGCGCCGCCGCCTGGCCGCACGGCTGGCACGCGCCGCTGCCGCGAACGGCGGACAGCCACCGGCCGGCACGTTGCTGACCGGCCCATGGCTGGGCGTGCGCTGGTGGCGGGTTGCCGCCGGGGTCTGCATGGGCCTGGCGGTGGGCACCAAATGGTCGGGCCTGTTCTTCCTGGCCGGTTTTGGCCTCCTCACCCTGCTCTGGGACCTCAACGCCCGGCGGGTGGCGGGCATCCGGGGCTGGATCAGCGGCGGAGCCATCCGGGACGGCATCCCGGCGTTCATCGGCATGGTCCCCGTGGCAGGGATCGTCTACTCGGCGACCTGGACAGGCTGGTTCCTGTCGGACAACGCCTACTTCCGCCATTGGGCGGAAAGCAACCCGTCGGCGGAATGGGGGTGGCTCCCCGACTCAGTCAGGTCCCTGGTCCACTACCACCTGGAGGCGTACAACTTCCATCAGGGCCTGAGTTCGGAGCACCCCTACCAGGCCAGCGCCTGGAGCTGGCTGGTGATGGGGCGGCCCACGTCGTTCTTCTATGAATCCCCGCCCCAGGGCACCCCGGGCTGTGACGTGGAGAAGTGCACCTCCGCCATCCTGTCGGTCGGGAACCCGCTGATCTGGTGGCCGGCGGCCATCGCGCTGGTGGTCCTGCTGTTCTGGTGGGCGGGACGCCGGGACTGGCGCGCCGGGGCCGTGCTGGCCGGCGTGGCTGCGGGCTACCTGCCGTGGTTCATGTATCCGGAGCGGACCATGTTCTACTTCTACGCGGTCTCCTTTGAACCGTTCCTGGTCCTGGCCCTGGTGTACTGCCTGGGGCTGGTGCTGGGAAGGTCCTCGGATCCGCCGTGGCGCCGTCGCTCCGGACTGTACCTGGTGGTCCTGTTCCTTGCCGCGGTATTGCTGCTGTCGGCTTTCTTCTACCCGATCTGGACGGCCGAAGTGATCCCGTACGTCGACTGGAAAGTCCGGATGTGGATGCCATCCTGGATCTAG
- the rsmI gene encoding 16S rRNA (cytidine(1402)-2'-O)-methyltransferase: MDPNPSPLPEPAPSTAGRIVLAATPIGNTGDASARLVELLGTADIVAAEDTRRLHRLVQSLGVAVAGRVISYHEHNEATRTAELLDQVRAGSTLLMVTDAGMPAVSDPGFRLVEGAIAAGLPVTAVPGPSAVLTALALSGLPTDRFCFEGFLPRKAGERASRLADLAGERRTMVFFEAPHRLEAMLRALRERFGPDRPIAVCRELTKTYEEVIRGTVGELLQWAEDNEVRGEIAVVLGGAPEQAAGTPEDHVAAVNELVAQGIRLKEAVAAVAEDARVSKRELYSAVLAAR, from the coding sequence GTGGACCCGAACCCCAGCCCCCTTCCCGAGCCCGCCCCTTCGACGGCGGGACGGATCGTCCTTGCCGCCACTCCGATCGGGAACACCGGCGATGCCTCCGCCCGGCTGGTGGAACTGCTGGGCACCGCGGACATCGTGGCGGCAGAGGACACCCGGCGGCTGCACCGCCTGGTCCAAAGCCTAGGTGTCGCCGTTGCGGGCCGCGTCATCAGCTACCACGAACACAATGAGGCCACCCGGACGGCCGAGCTCCTGGACCAGGTCCGTGCAGGCAGCACCCTTCTCATGGTTACGGACGCCGGGATGCCCGCGGTGTCCGACCCCGGTTTCCGCCTGGTGGAGGGGGCCATCGCCGCGGGACTTCCCGTGACCGCTGTCCCCGGGCCGTCCGCGGTCCTCACGGCGCTGGCATTGTCCGGCCTGCCCACTGACCGGTTCTGCTTTGAAGGATTCCTGCCCCGCAAGGCCGGTGAGAGGGCCTCGCGCCTCGCGGACCTTGCAGGGGAGCGGCGCACCATGGTGTTCTTCGAGGCACCGCACCGGCTTGAAGCCATGCTGCGGGCCCTGCGGGAGAGGTTCGGCCCGGACCGGCCCATCGCAGTGTGCCGGGAACTGACCAAGACGTATGAGGAAGTCATCCGCGGCACCGTGGGCGAGCTCCTGCAGTGGGCTGAGGACAACGAGGTCCGCGGCGAGATTGCCGTGGTGCTTGGCGGCGCCCCCGAACAGGCAGCCGGCACCCCGGAGGACCACGTTGCGGCCGTCAATGAACTGGTGGCCCAGGGCATCCGGCTGAAGGAGGCCGTAGCCGCCGTCGCCGAAGATGCCCGGGTCAGCAAGCGGGAGCTCTACTCGGCGGTCCTGGCCGCACGGTAG
- a CDS encoding NAD-dependent succinate-semialdehyde dehydrogenase translates to MTVTAQPAVTAERETRLLASVPTGLLINGEWRDAASGKTFDVEDPATGKVLLSIADAGPEDGAAALDAAAAAQESWAKVPPRERGEILRRAFDLVTERAEDFALLMTLEMGKPLAEARGEVTYGAEFLRWFSEEAVRAFGRYSVSPDGKSRLLVAKKPVGPCLLITPWNFPLAMATRKIAPAVAAGCTMVLKSANLTPLTSQLFAAVMQEAGLPAGVLNVIPTSTAGATTGPLIKDSRLRKLSFTGSTEVGRRLLADASENVLRTSMELGGNAPFLVFEDADLDAAVTGAMAAKLRNMGEACTAANRFIVHESVAAEFAEKFAAKMKEMTTARGTEPESKVGPLIDGKSRDKVHELVSDALASGAKAVLGGAPVEGPGYFYQPTILSGVSEGTRILSEEIFGPVAPIITFSSEDEAVRLANNTEYGLVAYVFTKDINRGIRMGERLETGMLGLNAGVISNAAAPFGGVKQSGLGREGGLEGIEEYLYTQYIGIADPYAG, encoded by the coding sequence GTGACTGTCACTGCACAGCCGGCCGTTACCGCCGAGCGCGAAACCCGGCTTTTGGCCTCCGTTCCCACTGGGCTGCTCATCAACGGTGAGTGGCGCGACGCCGCGTCCGGCAAGACGTTCGACGTCGAGGATCCCGCCACCGGGAAGGTGCTGCTGAGCATTGCCGACGCCGGCCCCGAAGATGGTGCGGCGGCCCTGGACGCTGCCGCGGCAGCCCAGGAGTCCTGGGCGAAGGTACCGCCCCGCGAACGGGGGGAAATCCTCCGCCGGGCCTTCGACCTGGTGACGGAACGGGCTGAAGACTTCGCCCTCCTGATGACCCTGGAAATGGGAAAGCCGCTGGCCGAAGCCCGCGGCGAAGTGACGTACGGGGCGGAGTTCCTGCGCTGGTTCTCTGAGGAAGCAGTACGTGCCTTCGGGCGTTACTCGGTGTCTCCGGACGGCAAATCCCGCCTCCTGGTGGCCAAGAAGCCGGTAGGCCCCTGCCTGCTGATCACCCCGTGGAACTTCCCGCTGGCCATGGCCACCCGCAAGATCGCGCCCGCCGTCGCTGCCGGCTGCACCATGGTGCTGAAGTCCGCGAACCTCACGCCGCTGACGTCCCAGCTGTTCGCCGCCGTCATGCAGGAGGCCGGCCTGCCCGCCGGTGTCCTCAACGTCATCCCCACCTCCACGGCCGGGGCCACCACGGGACCGCTGATCAAGGATTCCCGCCTCCGCAAGCTGTCCTTCACCGGCTCCACCGAGGTGGGCCGCCGCCTGCTGGCCGACGCCTCCGAAAACGTGCTGCGCACTTCCATGGAGCTGGGCGGCAATGCCCCGTTCCTGGTCTTCGAGGACGCCGACCTGGATGCTGCCGTCACCGGCGCGATGGCCGCAAAGCTCCGCAACATGGGCGAGGCCTGCACCGCTGCCAACCGGTTCATCGTCCATGAGTCGGTGGCGGCCGAATTCGCCGAGAAGTTCGCCGCGAAGATGAAGGAAATGACCACCGCCCGGGGCACCGAACCCGAATCCAAGGTGGGCCCGCTGATCGACGGCAAGAGCCGGGACAAGGTGCACGAGCTGGTCTCCGACGCCCTGGCCTCCGGTGCCAAGGCAGTCCTGGGCGGCGCTCCCGTGGAGGGGCCGGGCTACTTCTACCAGCCCACCATCCTGTCCGGCGTTTCCGAGGGGACCCGGATCCTGTCCGAGGAAATCTTCGGCCCGGTTGCCCCGATCATCACCTTCAGCAGCGAGGACGAGGCCGTCCGGCTGGCCAACAACACCGAATACGGCCTGGTGGCGTACGTCTTCACCAAGGACATCAACCGCGGTATCCGGATGGGTGAGCGGCTGGAAACCGGCATGCTGGGCCTGAACGCCGGGGTCATCTCCAACGCTGCGGCACCTTTCGGTGGCGTGAAGCAGTCGGGCCTGGGCCGCGAAGGCGGCCTGGAAGGCATCGAGGAGTACCTCTACACGCAGTACATCGGCATCGCCGACCCCTACGCCGGCTAG
- a CDS encoding DUF3488 and transglutaminase-like domain-containing protein, with the protein MTIAPARTRSSGDQARDNRRVPAGRTGAGAYPWAMAAAISLAVCGAALSLNGVLRGWNWYWPAMTTVLAVALTLAALRSVRAQPLLVTAGGFVALGGVLTMTFFRGSSFLWVVPTGATLPELDRLIQRASETVLAETAPVAPNAGIVMVVCAVLGLAVILVDALAVPLGMPAASGTGLLALLVVPAMIKPQSVGVGSFLATAAGYLLILAVSQWFAPDGRLQGGPARSPGLLRRAALTGAVALAATLVLPLAIPGFDRGTFPQGSRLNPWGASTGLNPMITLGNSLRTPDGSGRITYATNSPTPLYLRSVTVDNFDGDSWGPDDRNVSRVPLDGRIDPGYQVLTDEQVRLVTAVDAGSFTSPYLPVPYAPETVRGLGGQWTWDPATLSIKGTDTTTRRQEYLVTSAVPKLSAALLAQSSAPARGIPDVFTSIPGNVPDIVKTTAQTVAGSAGTPYQKAMAIQKYLRSSEFTYSLQSPVQGGYDGNGLSVLADFLQQKSGYCIHYASAMAVMARLEGIPSRIAVGYAPGRLTGATITVAGQGSLPEYEADARDAHAWPELYFQGLGWVPFEPTPSRGVVPDYATETSAPSVAESLGNNDGLIPDTVPVPAPSPSATAQALPGAGGSGSGDGVPLMPWLLGTAGAVGLVLLAAAPHLVRAGARSRRLHPKRPDLAVPLAWSELRDLGTDYGLPAGNSETPRAYAARFRSTLLGEPGGMDQDAHGAVASLTSAFEHHRYGRPGAASSADAAVQDLAAGIAAVEASLRANAPLPRRWAASWVPPSVTLRLGRLLRMPFSAAGRAIRRVPHARARFRSAPDDGGGRAGGG; encoded by the coding sequence ATGACCATCGCACCGGCCCGGACGAGGAGCTCCGGAGACCAGGCCCGGGACAATCGGCGGGTTCCTGCGGGGCGCACCGGTGCGGGCGCCTATCCCTGGGCCATGGCGGCTGCAATCTCCTTGGCGGTCTGCGGGGCGGCCCTGTCCCTGAACGGTGTCCTTCGCGGCTGGAACTGGTACTGGCCCGCCATGACCACCGTGCTGGCGGTGGCCCTCACGCTTGCCGCGCTCCGTTCCGTCCGCGCCCAGCCGCTGCTGGTCACCGCCGGAGGGTTCGTGGCGCTGGGCGGCGTCCTGACCATGACCTTCTTCCGCGGTTCCAGCTTCCTGTGGGTGGTCCCCACCGGTGCCACGCTGCCGGAGCTGGACCGGCTGATCCAGCGCGCCAGCGAAACCGTGCTGGCGGAGACAGCGCCCGTGGCGCCCAACGCCGGAATTGTCATGGTGGTCTGTGCCGTGCTCGGCCTGGCGGTCATTCTGGTCGATGCCCTCGCGGTGCCTCTGGGGATGCCGGCCGCCTCCGGCACCGGCCTGCTGGCCCTGCTGGTGGTCCCGGCCATGATCAAACCCCAAAGCGTGGGAGTGGGGAGTTTCCTTGCCACCGCGGCGGGATACCTGCTGATCCTTGCCGTCAGCCAGTGGTTCGCCCCGGACGGCAGGCTGCAGGGCGGACCGGCACGCAGTCCCGGACTGCTGCGCCGCGCCGCGCTGACCGGGGCCGTGGCCCTGGCCGCCACCCTGGTGCTGCCACTGGCCATTCCGGGCTTCGACCGCGGCACCTTCCCCCAGGGGTCCAGGCTGAATCCGTGGGGCGCTTCCACCGGCCTCAACCCGATGATCACGCTGGGCAACAGCCTGCGCACGCCCGACGGAAGCGGCAGGATCACGTACGCCACCAATTCACCGACGCCCCTCTACCTGCGCTCGGTGACCGTGGACAATTTCGACGGCGACTCCTGGGGCCCCGACGACCGCAACGTATCCCGGGTCCCCCTTGACGGCCGGATCGACCCCGGCTATCAAGTCCTCACCGACGAGCAGGTGCGCCTGGTCACCGCCGTCGACGCCGGTTCCTTCACCAGCCCCTACCTGCCGGTCCCCTATGCCCCTGAAACCGTCCGTGGCCTGGGCGGCCAGTGGACCTGGGATCCGGCCACGCTGAGCATCAAGGGCACGGACACCACCACCCGGCGGCAGGAATACCTGGTGACCTCTGCCGTGCCCAAGCTCTCCGCAGCCCTGCTGGCCCAGTCCTCGGCCCCGGCGCGCGGCATCCCCGACGTCTTCACCAGCATTCCGGGCAATGTGCCGGACATCGTCAAAACCACTGCACAGACTGTGGCCGGATCCGCCGGGACGCCGTACCAGAAAGCCATGGCCATCCAGAAGTACCTGCGCTCGTCCGAGTTCACCTACTCGCTGCAGTCACCGGTGCAGGGCGGCTACGACGGCAACGGGCTCTCCGTCCTGGCAGATTTCCTGCAGCAGAAGAGCGGCTACTGCATCCACTACGCCTCGGCGATGGCCGTGATGGCCAGGCTGGAGGGCATTCCGAGCAGGATTGCCGTGGGTTACGCCCCCGGCAGGCTGACAGGGGCCACCATAACGGTGGCCGGCCAGGGGTCCCTCCCTGAGTACGAGGCCGATGCCCGCGACGCCCACGCGTGGCCGGAACTGTACTTCCAGGGCCTGGGCTGGGTGCCCTTCGAACCGACCCCTTCGCGGGGAGTGGTCCCTGACTACGCCACGGAGACCTCAGCACCATCAGTGGCGGAATCGCTGGGCAACAACGACGGACTCATTCCCGACACCGTCCCGGTACCAGCACCGTCCCCCAGCGCAACGGCACAGGCCCTCCCGGGCGCAGGCGGAAGCGGCTCCGGCGACGGCGTGCCCCTGATGCCTTGGCTCCTTGGGACGGCCGGGGCGGTGGGCCTGGTACTCCTGGCCGCCGCGCCGCACCTGGTGCGCGCCGGCGCCCGGTCCCGGCGGCTGCACCCGAAGCGCCCTGACCTGGCCGTCCCGCTGGCGTGGAGCGAGCTCCGGGACCTCGGCACCGACTACGGGCTCCCCGCGGGGAACAGCGAGACGCCGCGGGCCTACGCGGCCCGGTTCCGCAGCACCCTGCTGGGCGAGCCCGGCGGTATGGACCAGGACGCCCACGGGGCGGTGGCCTCCCTCACTTCAGCCTTTGAGCACCACAGGTATGGACGTCCGGGCGCCGCCAGTTCCGCCGATGCAGCAGTCCAGGACCTTGCAGCCGGCATTGCCGCCGTGGAGGCGTCACTGCGCGCCAATGCCCCGCTGCCAAGGCGTTGGGCTGCTTCGTGGGTCCCGCCGTCGGTCACCCTGCGGCTGGGCCGGCTGCTCAGGATGCCGTTCAGCGCTGCCGGCCGTGCCATCCGCCGGGTGCCGCACGCCCGGGCACGCTTCAGGTCAGCGCCGGACGACGGCGGCGGCAGGGCAGGCGGGGGCTGA
- a CDS encoding DUF58 domain-containing protein has translation MAFLHKLPKHLFTRRGWGMLAAGAFTLAAAQVMGRRDLLTLALLLLVLPLVSLAGVRLVKPRFRVYREFNPSPVETSAPATVNLAVARTGPGSGRVVMEERLPGQFGQAPAFRFPSRSATGGTSRYEYHLTSRYRGQFRIGPVTAEFTDPFGLSLHRRPIDDGDVLTVTPAAVALPATGLGGARGNDGVTATRVRANPSDDDVMTREYRHGDPMRRVHWAATARHGALMVRQEESVTTPEATIILDHRSSAFAGGLGTSMPGLPGHDGHAPATSDTFEWSVVAAMSAGAHLAERNYSLRLLDAAGDPAFLHSPSSPEPGAEEYSGASGLQSIAESLAAIHLSGTLHPRRDGAHPELPGRNIERRAAAGARTHVGSDQGPPAFDDRLMDKLSAHRMRGPLIAVLGRITKEEAAALAPAAAYGTDAFALLAVERPAEFQDVLDVLRQGGWRAVAAAPKTRLAAAWGQFAQDPALPVAPAAEVRRGAGVAK, from the coding sequence ATGGCCTTCCTGCACAAGCTCCCGAAGCACCTGTTCACCAGGCGCGGATGGGGCATGCTGGCGGCCGGTGCCTTCACGCTGGCTGCGGCCCAGGTCATGGGCCGCCGCGACCTCCTGACGCTGGCCCTGCTGCTGCTGGTGCTTCCGCTCGTCTCCCTCGCAGGCGTCCGCCTGGTGAAACCCCGCTTCCGGGTCTACCGGGAATTCAACCCCTCCCCGGTGGAAACGTCGGCACCGGCCACGGTCAACCTTGCGGTGGCCAGGACCGGCCCGGGCAGCGGGCGGGTGGTCATGGAGGAGCGGCTGCCGGGACAGTTTGGCCAGGCACCCGCGTTCCGGTTCCCGTCCCGTTCCGCCACCGGCGGCACCAGCCGTTACGAATACCACCTGACGTCCAGGTATCGCGGGCAGTTCAGGATTGGGCCGGTAACGGCAGAGTTCACCGACCCCTTCGGCCTCTCTCTGCACCGGCGGCCCATTGACGACGGCGACGTCCTCACCGTGACGCCGGCCGCCGTCGCTCTGCCTGCCACCGGACTGGGCGGAGCGCGGGGCAACGACGGCGTCACCGCCACCCGCGTGCGCGCGAATCCCAGCGACGACGATGTCATGACCCGCGAATACCGCCATGGGGACCCAATGCGGAGGGTCCATTGGGCGGCGACGGCCAGGCACGGGGCCCTGATGGTCCGGCAGGAGGAATCGGTCACCACGCCGGAAGCGACCATCATCCTTGACCACCGTTCCAGCGCGTTCGCCGGCGGCCTTGGAACATCCATGCCGGGGCTTCCCGGCCACGATGGGCATGCGCCCGCCACCAGCGACACCTTCGAGTGGTCCGTGGTTGCCGCCATGTCCGCCGGCGCCCACCTGGCTGAACGCAATTACAGCCTTCGGCTGCTGGATGCCGCCGGCGACCCGGCATTCCTGCACTCGCCCTCCTCTCCGGAGCCTGGGGCGGAGGAGTACAGCGGCGCATCCGGCCTGCAGTCGATCGCCGAGAGCCTGGCGGCCATCCATCTCTCCGGCACGCTCCACCCGCGGCGGGACGGAGCGCACCCGGAGCTGCCCGGCAGGAACATAGAGCGGCGGGCTGCTGCCGGGGCGCGGACGCACGTGGGCAGCGACCAGGGGCCGCCGGCATTTGATGACCGCTTGATGGACAAGCTGTCCGCGCACCGCATGCGGGGGCCGCTGATCGCAGTGTTGGGCCGGATTACCAAGGAGGAGGCAGCAGCCCTGGCGCCGGCTGCCGCGTACGGGACCGATGCGTTCGCACTCCTCGCCGTGGAACGGCCCGCGGAGTTTCAGGATGTCCTCGATGTGCTGCGGCAGGGCGGCTGGCGGGCCGTAGCCGCGGCGCCGAAGACCCGGCTTGCTGCTGCCTGGGGCCAGTTTGCCCAGGACCCCGCCCTGCCCGTCGCGCCCGCAGCGGAGGTCCGCCGGGGAGCGGGGGTGGCGAAATGA
- a CDS encoding MoxR family ATPase, which yields MEPHRRTANNAGAPNLNLAGVADSVSHLNGHRPAAMDSGAFHAAAQRILTTVNTVIDGKSDAAKLALTVLLAQGHLLVEDVPGVGKTLLAKTLARTIDCTVNRIQFTPDLLPSDVTGVSIYNQASRLFEFRPGAVFANIVIGDEINRASAKTQSALLECMEEHQVTVDGTSYKLDEPFMVVATQNPIEMEGTYPLPEAQRDRFMARISMGYPDKDAEIEMLETHQAVSPLATVTPVVTASDVAAMIATVQQVYVSDPVKEYTVSIGRATRESPLLRLGASPRSMLQLLRAAKATAALDGRDFVLPDDVGDVAEAVLAHRIILDRKAAGAGETPHSILRSILSRLPVPQAAPGQPNRAAAAAGSRNR from the coding sequence ATGGAACCCCACCGACGCACTGCCAACAACGCAGGCGCACCGAACCTGAACCTGGCCGGCGTCGCCGATTCCGTCAGCCACCTGAACGGCCACCGGCCTGCAGCCATGGATTCCGGTGCCTTCCACGCAGCAGCGCAACGCATCCTGACCACGGTCAATACCGTCATCGACGGCAAGTCCGATGCCGCCAAGCTGGCGCTCACCGTCCTCCTCGCCCAGGGCCACCTGTTGGTGGAGGACGTGCCCGGCGTCGGAAAGACCTTGCTGGCAAAAACCCTCGCGCGGACCATTGACTGCACCGTCAACCGCATCCAGTTCACCCCCGATCTCCTCCCTTCCGACGTGACCGGGGTGTCCATCTACAACCAGGCCTCCAGGCTCTTCGAATTCCGGCCGGGCGCGGTGTTCGCCAACATCGTCATCGGCGACGAAATCAACCGCGCGTCCGCCAAGACCCAGTCGGCCCTCCTGGAATGCATGGAGGAGCACCAGGTCACGGTGGACGGTACGTCCTACAAACTCGATGAGCCGTTCATGGTGGTGGCCACCCAGAACCCCATCGAAATGGAAGGGACATATCCGCTGCCGGAGGCGCAGCGGGACAGGTTCATGGCCCGGATTTCCATGGGCTACCCGGACAAGGACGCAGAGATCGAGATGCTGGAGACGCACCAGGCAGTCTCGCCGCTGGCCACCGTCACCCCCGTGGTCACAGCTTCCGATGTTGCCGCCATGATCGCCACCGTCCAGCAGGTCTACGTCTCGGATCCCGTGAAGGAATACACGGTCTCGATAGGGAGGGCCACGAGGGAAAGCCCGCTGCTGCGGCTGGGCGCGAGCCCCCGGTCCATGCTGCAGCTGCTGCGCGCCGCCAAGGCCACCGCCGCCTTGGACGGGCGCGATTTTGTGCTTCCGGACGACGTCGGTGATGTGGCCGAAGCCGTCCTGGCGCACCGGATCATCCTTGACCGGAAAGCTGCCGGCGCAGGCGAGACCCCGCACAGCATCCTGCGCAGCATCCTGTCCCGGCTGCCCGTGCCCCAGGCGGCCCCGGGGCAGCCCAACCGGGCAGCGGCGGCCGCCGGCAGCAGGAACCGCTAG
- a CDS encoding TatD family hydrolase, giving the protein MCNSSIPAAYRVPAADAEPEADAGRRKDFPPAPEPLPVPVMDNHTHLDFPEGKGPVGIKAALDAAEAVGVQGAVQVGCDLESSRFTVEAVDQDQRLLGAVALHPNDAPHYAARGALEAALAEIEQLAAHPRIRAIGETGLDFYRTEGEGLRHQEYSFRRHIDIAKRLGLTLQIHDRDAHSDVVRVLREEGAPQRVVFHCFSGDEDLARTCNEQGWWMSFAGTLTFRNAANLRAALAVADRELVMVETDAPFLTPHPHRGRPNASYMVPYTVRAMAELTGSDLAALCTSISENTLRAYGSWA; this is encoded by the coding sequence ATGTGCAATTCGTCGATTCCCGCCGCCTACCGGGTACCCGCCGCAGACGCGGAACCGGAAGCGGACGCCGGGCGCCGGAAGGATTTCCCGCCTGCGCCGGAGCCCCTGCCAGTACCGGTCATGGACAACCACACCCACCTGGACTTCCCGGAAGGAAAGGGACCCGTCGGGATCAAGGCTGCACTGGATGCGGCAGAGGCCGTGGGCGTGCAGGGTGCGGTGCAGGTGGGCTGCGACCTGGAGTCCTCGCGGTTCACGGTGGAGGCGGTGGACCAGGACCAACGGCTCCTGGGAGCTGTGGCACTGCATCCCAACGATGCTCCGCACTACGCCGCCCGGGGCGCACTGGAAGCGGCCCTTGCCGAGATCGAACAGCTGGCCGCGCATCCCCGCATCCGGGCCATCGGCGAAACCGGGCTGGACTTCTACCGCACGGAGGGCGAGGGGCTGCGGCACCAGGAGTACTCCTTCAGGCGGCACATCGACATCGCCAAGCGCCTCGGCCTCACACTGCAGATCCATGACCGGGACGCTCACAGTGACGTGGTCCGTGTGCTCCGGGAGGAGGGTGCACCGCAAAGGGTGGTGTTCCACTGCTTCTCCGGTGACGAGGACCTGGCACGGACGTGTAACGAACAGGGCTGGTGGATGTCTTTTGCCGGCACCCTGACGTTCAGGAATGCCGCCAACCTCCGTGCCGCGCTCGCGGTCGCGGACCGGGAGCTGGTCATGGTGGAAACGGACGCTCCCTTCCTGACGCCGCACCCACACAGGGGGCGGCCGAACGCGAGCTATATGGTCCCGTACACCGTGCGGGCCATGGCAGAATTGACAGGCTCCGACCTCGCCGCACTTTGCACCTCCATCAGCGAAAATACCCTGCGGGCATACGGATCCTGGGCTTAA